The Alteromonas stellipolaris genome includes a region encoding these proteins:
- a CDS encoding DNA cytosine methyltransferase has product MNVIDFFSGCGGASKGLEQAGCNISLGIDFEPNAASTYKANFPDAQFILDDVRNITVEDIVTKVPNITEEPLLICTCAPCQPFSNQNNKKSDADIRRTLLDETHRFILAFNPEYILLENVPGMQNVNPNVEGPFCRFLSFLSKNGYQHLKFIAKSEEYGVPQKRKRLVLLASRLGRIEEPEKTHGVNGIPYVTVRDAIFMLPALRAGEVSGEDPVHRCSNLDSINLERISLTPEGGDRRNWPTRLVNKAHKDYDGHYDTYGRMSWDKPSPTLTTRCNGYSNGRFGHPDVNQNRPISMREAANLQTFPSDYIFSGTLTSMAKQIGNAVPCELARNFGLAILNHFNRVQEGQE; this is encoded by the coding sequence TTGAATGTAATTGACTTTTTTAGTGGCTGCGGCGGGGCAAGCAAAGGATTAGAGCAGGCTGGTTGTAATATCTCATTAGGGATAGATTTCGAACCGAATGCTGCTTCGACTTATAAAGCCAATTTCCCAGACGCACAGTTTATTTTAGATGACGTCAGAAATATAACAGTTGAAGATATTGTTACCAAAGTTCCCAATATCACCGAAGAGCCTTTGTTAATATGTACTTGCGCGCCTTGCCAGCCTTTTTCAAATCAAAACAATAAAAAGTCTGATGCTGATATAAGAAGAACTCTTTTAGATGAAACACATCGGTTTATATTAGCCTTTAATCCTGAATATATATTGCTTGAAAATGTACCAGGAATGCAAAACGTTAACCCTAATGTCGAAGGGCCATTCTGTCGCTTTCTATCTTTCTTGTCAAAAAACGGCTACCAACACTTAAAATTTATCGCAAAGTCCGAAGAATACGGCGTCCCACAAAAAAGAAAAAGGTTGGTTCTATTAGCAAGTAGACTCGGAAGAATAGAGGAACCAGAGAAAACACACGGTGTAAATGGTATCCCATACGTTACAGTCAGAGACGCAATTTTTATGCTACCAGCACTTCGCGCGGGAGAAGTATCTGGCGAAGATCCAGTTCATAGATGCTCTAATTTAGATTCTATCAATCTTGAACGAATTAGTTTGACACCTGAAGGGGGTGATAGAAGGAATTGGCCCACCAGGTTGGTAAATAAAGCTCATAAAGATTATGACGGACACTACGACACATATGGGAGGATGAGTTGGGACAAACCATCACCTACACTAACTACAAGATGTAATGGTTACTCTAATGGTAGATTTGGACATCCAGATGTAAATCAAAATAGGCCAATAAGCATGAGGGAAGCTGCAAACCTTCAAACATTTCCAAGCGACTATATTTTTTCAGGTACACTTACTTCCATGGCTAAACAAATAGGAAATGCCGTACCCTGCGAGTTGGCTAGAAATTTTGGTTTAGCAATTTTAAATCATTTTAATCGCGTTCAGGAAGGACAAGAGTAA